The nucleotide sequence TCTACCGTGCAGACCTGAGAAAGAGTCGCTAGCCGTGCGTCCACATTTTCAGACAAGGCATATCCGCCCCGCTCCATCACATGGGAAAATCCTGTGAGCAAATTGCTCAGGCCCGGATCCTCTGGTAATACCCCTCGGCCGGAACGCAGAAACATTTGGACTGTCTCGATAATCAACTGTGGGGCCGATGCCAGCCCTGGACGGTTTGATCCCCTCAAGAAAGTCCTCGCGAGTAATTTACATTCTCCCGAAGATAACACCGTCGGCTGGTCAGGAACCATTCCTTCAAACAATTTGCGCAGGGTTGGAGGGGTGATAAACCGGACGTTTAGCAGGAGAGCCCCGGATTTTAGGAGTTCTTTTTTTAACCAATTTGCTGAAGCCAACGTCGGACAGGCTATCCAAAGGGGGCTCTGGAGGGCGGCAAGTGGATTTTGTCCCCTTTTACCCAGCAACCCATCAAGCATGCCAATGGCTTGGAACGATTCTTCGGAATGATGCAGTCTGATTCGGCTCATGGTCAGTAAAAGGGAATGTTGACGGTTTTTGAGGGATTTGTCAAAGTCTCGGCCTTATGAAGCAATTTGCAACCATTACTGTTATTGGAAAAGATAAAACCGGGGTTATTGCGAAGGTGACCAATTTCCTATTCCAGACACGTGCGAATATCGAAGCACTTGAGGAACAGGTGAATAGCGGCCAATTCAGTATGTCCCTCCAAGCTTCCTGGACAAAGGCTCATTTTGATGAAAGCAAATTGCGCGCAGGATTTACGGATATCTCTCGTGAGCTCCAGATGGAGATACGGGTCAGGATCGTCGAGAATAACCGGAGACAACGCCTAGCTATCCTCGTTACCAAGGAACCCCATTGTTTCGAGGCGATCATGGCTTCGATCAAAGCCAAGACTCTGAAGGCCGATCCTTGTGTCGTGATCGGGAATCACGAGCTGCTTAAACCCCTCGCCGATAAATTTAAACTCCCCTTCCACTACGTTCCTTTCGGCAAAGACCGTCTCGCCGCCGAACATAAAATGATCGAGCTCGTCGACCAATATAATGCCGACTTTATTGCTTTGGCCCGTTTTATGAAAATCCTCTCGCCACAATTCGTCTGGCGTTGGAAAAATAAAATCATCAATATCCATCCTTCCCTTTTACCGGCATTTCCCGGTGCCAGCCCGTATTGGCAAGCCTTTGAAAAAGGGGTCAGGATCGCCGGAGTCACCTCCCATTTTGTCACGACCAATCTCGACGAAGGCCCGATTATCTGGCAGGAATCATTCACCGTTGATCCGACTGATTCCCTCAAGGAAATTAAAATCAAAGGCCAGAAACTCGAAAGTAAAACCCTCGTCAAAGCCCTCCAGCTCTACGTTAATAAACGCCTCGACGTCCACTGGGGCAAAGTTTATCGATTTTAAGTACGCTCCATGAAATAAGATCAGATGAGTGGACAGGGATCCTCCCTATTTTCCTTATTCGTTTCCTCTCCTGTCTATCCAAATTGCCTCCAGTCTTGCCTTTTCCACATGGCACAGATGGACTAAATCCATGGAAACTTTAAAAAACTCCGGTTTCTTGGTAGACTTTATGAAAAATAAATACGCACGGATTCAACAGGACAAAAAAGACACAGAGATTTCAAAAATCTGCGCTTGTTCATTTCTACCAGACAGACTATACCCTACAGACTGAGTAAACAAAAAAATTGAAGAGGAATTTATGACTGATAATTATAACGATTTCGGCAAAGGCGCACAAGGCAAGGATCTCGACCTTCTCTGTGTAAATACGATAAAAACCCTTACCTTGGATGCAGTCCAAAAGGCTGAGTCCGGCCACCCGGGGCTGCCCATGGGCTGCGCAATTTACGCCCATACCCTCTGGACTAAATTCATGCGGCATAATCCCGCCGATCCTCATTGGGCGAACCGCGACCGTTTTGTCCTCTCCGGTGGACATGGCTCCATGCTCCTTTATTCCCTTTTCCATCTTTTCGGTTACCCTAAGATGACCATCGAAGAAATTAAGAATTTCCGCCAATGGGGAAGTCTCACCCCCGGTCACCCGGAATTCAACCACACCCCGGGCGTGGAAGTCACCACCGGCCCCTTGGGTCAAGGTTTTGCCAATGGTGTCGGTCTCGCGCTCGCTGAGAAATTCTATGCCGCCACCTTTAACACCACTGATTTCAAAATCATCGACCACAAAATCTATGCGATCGTCAGTGACGGGGATCTCCAAGAA is from Verrucomicrobiota bacterium and encodes:
- a CDS encoding formyltetrahydrofolate deformylase, with the translated sequence MKQFATITVIGKDKTGVIAKVTNFLFQTRANIEALEEQVNSGQFSMSLQASWTKAHFDESKLRAGFTDISRELQMEIRVRIVENNRRQRLAILVTKEPHCFEAIMASIKAKTLKADPCVVIGNHELLKPLADKFKLPFHYVPFGKDRLAAEHKMIELVDQYNADFIALARFMKILSPQFVWRWKNKIINIHPSLLPAFPGASPYWQAFEKGVRIAGVTSHFVTTNLDEGPIIWQESFTVDPTDSLKEIKIKGQKLESKTLVKALQLYVNKRLDVHWGKVYRF